CCGCAAGGAAGCCGACACTGAATGCCGCGCCCATCCAGCCGAAGGCGCGGGCGCGCCCCTCCGGCGGCGTGACGTCCGCGACATAGGCGTTGGCGGTGGAGAACACGCCCGAGGTCGCGCCGCTGATCAGCCGACCGATGAACAGCCACCCCAGGCTCGGCGCGAACGCCATGAACAGGAAGTCGAGGCCCAGGCCGCTGAGGGACACCAGCAAGACCGGCCGGCGCCCGAAGCGATCCGACAACAGGCCGAGCACCGGGCCCGCAAGAAAACTCATCATGCCGCCGAAGACCTGGAACGTGACGTTCCAATCCGCCGCGGACGCGGTGTCGCCGCCATTGAACTGCTTCAGGAGGTTCGGCAGCACCGGCACCATCAGGCCGATCGACATCGCGCAGGCGACGGCGCTCACGAAGATGAAGCCGAACGCCGCGGGGCGGGCAGGCGATGGTTCGGCGGGCTCGCTCATGATGCGGCGATGATGAGCCCCGGCGCCGGCCGAGGCAATCGCGCCACCTCGACAGGCTGCCATGCGCGCTCTAGCGTCCGGCGCCATAAAAGGGTCCGGGAGGAGATATGCGGTTCGTCAAATATGGCGCGCTGACGCTTGTGGTGCTCGTCATTGTGGCGCTGACGGCGATCATCGTCGCGGACCGTCTTGCCCAGCCCGCGCCGCCCGACCCGGCCATCTTCATCGCTCGGGCCGCCAGATACGACGTGCATATCCGCCGCGATTCCTGGGGCGTGCCGCATGTCCTGGGCAAGACGGACGCCGACGTCGCCTTCGGCCTCGGCTTCGCGCATTCGGAGGACGATTTCGCGACCATCCAGGACGTCAGCCTCGCCAGCCGCGGCATGCTCGCGGCCGTCAATGGCCTCAAAGGGGCGACGACCGACTACCTGGTGCATCTCTTCCGCGTCTGGGAGAACGTCAATGCGCGCTACGAGACGGACCTGCCGCCCGATGTGCGCCGTGTGGTCGAAGCCTATGCCGATGGCGTCAACTACTATGCCGCACTGCATCCGGAGAAGGTCAAGGGCGCGCTGCTGCCGCTGACCGGACGCGATGTCGTCGCGGGCTTCGTGTTCAAGACGCCGTTGTTCTACGGGCTCGACAATACGCTCCGCCGCCTCAACGCCGAGACCGGCGGCAAGCCCTTGCCGGAGATCGGGTCGAACGGCCTTGCGGTCGGGCCACGCCGCTCCGCCGACGGCGCGACGCGCCTGCTGGTCAATTCGCATCAGCCTTATGACGGTCCCGTGTCGTGGTACGAGGTCGTGCTCGAATCCGGCGAGGGCTGGCATGTCGCCGGCGGCCTGTTCCCCGGCTCCCCCTTCATGCTGCACGGCCACAACGCGCATCTGGGCTGGGCCAATACGGTCAATGATCCCGATCTGGCCGACATCTACAAGCTCGTCATCAACCCGGCGAACGAGAACCAGTATCGGCTCGACGGCAAGTGGCGCGACTTCGAGAAGAGCGACGCGGCGATCCGCGTGAAGCTGCTGGGCCCACTCTACTGGACCTTCCATCGCGACGTGCTGTGGTCGGCGCAGGGGCCGGTCTTCAAGACGGACCATGGCGTCTTTGCGGTCCGCTTCGCGGGCATGAACGAGATCCGGCAGGTGCTGCAATACTACCGCCTGAACAAGGCACGCGACCTGGCGGAGTGGAAGGCCGCGATGCGGCTGCAGGCGTTGCCCAGCATCAACTACGTCTATGCCGACGAGCACGGCACGATCGGCTATGTCTACAACGCGGAGTTTCCGGTCCGGAAGGAAGGCGTCAACTGGCGCGGCTTCCTTCCCGGCGACCGCTCCGATCTCATCTGGCACGCCTATCTGCCGTTCGAGAAGATCCCGCAGATCTGGAATCCCAAATCGGATTTCGTGTTCAATTCGAACAACACGCCGTTCCAGGCGACGGCGCCGCAGGA
The nucleotide sequence above comes from Rhizomicrobium sp.. Encoded proteins:
- a CDS encoding acylase, with protein sequence MRFVKYGALTLVVLVIVALTAIIVADRLAQPAPPDPAIFIARAARYDVHIRRDSWGVPHVLGKTDADVAFGLGFAHSEDDFATIQDVSLASRGMLAAVNGLKGATTDYLVHLFRVWENVNARYETDLPPDVRRVVEAYADGVNYYAALHPEKVKGALLPLTGRDVVAGFVFKTPLFYGLDNTLRRLNAETGGKPLPEIGSNGLAVGPRRSADGATRLLVNSHQPYDGPVSWYEVVLESGEGWHVAGGLFPGSPFMLHGHNAHLGWANTVNDPDLADIYKLVINPANENQYRLDGKWRDFEKSDAAIRVKLLGPLYWTFHRDVLWSAQGPVFKTDHGVFAVRFAGMNEIRQVLQYYRLNKARDLAEWKAAMRLQALPSINYVYADEHGTIGYVYNAEFPVRKEGVNWRGFLPGDRSDLIWHAYLPFEKIPQIWNPKSDFVFNSNNTPFQATAPQDDLKPSDFSPTLGIQTNMTNRAMRALETFGADPSITPEEFRRYKFDLSYSAHSPVTRMIAEVLAADPGDDADLKQAQRILRSWDRRTDIHSRGAALAVLMGVRAAPERENGPWKEKPLVALKEAIGILKAHFGRLDPEWGQVNRFRRGKLDLPVDGGPDVYRAVYGTQQDDGTLTAVDGDTFIMFVTWDRQGKLSSQSIHQYGSATLDVNSPHYADQTPLFVKMQMKPVWFTEDALKGHIARDYRPGQ